One region of Pogoniulus pusillus isolate bPogPus1 chromosome 19, bPogPus1.pri, whole genome shotgun sequence genomic DNA includes:
- the FAM199X gene encoding protein FAM199X, producing the protein MTEEPYEKFLAPEEPCPLLSHQHPPRGGSLSLSEEGCLDVSDFGCQLSSCHRTDPLHRFHSNRWNLTSCGTSVASSECSEELFSSVSVGDQDDCFSLLDDQEFTSFDLFPEGSVCSDVSSSISTYWDWSDSEFEWQLPGSDIASGSDVLSDVIPSIPSSPCLLPKRKNKHSNLDELPWSAMTNDEQVEYIEYLSRKVSTEMGLREQLDIIKIIDPTAQISPTDSEFIIELNCLTDEKLKQVRNYIKEHGPRQRSARESWKRSSYSCASTSGVSGASASSSSASMVSSASSSGSSVANSASNSSANMSRAHSDSNLSTSAAERIRDSKKRSKQRKLQQKALRKRQLKEQRQARKERLSGLFLNEEVLSLKVTEEDHEGDVDVLM; encoded by the exons ATGACTGAGGAGCCGTACGAGAAGTTCCTGGCCCCCGAGGAGCCGTGCCCGCTGCTCTCGCACCAGCACCCGCCGCGGGGCGGCAGCTTGAGCCTGAGCGAGGAAGGCTGCCTGGACGTCAGCGACTTCGGCTGCCAGCTCTCGTCCTGCCACCGCACCGACCCACTGCACCGCttccactccaacag GTGGAACTTGACTTCTTGTGGAACAAGTGTGGCCAGCTCAGAGTGTAGTGAGGAGCTGTTCTCATCGGTTTCAGTTGGTGATCAAGATGACTGTTTCTCTCTATTGGATGACCAGGAGTTCACCTCTTTTGATTTGTTCCCCGAGGGTAGTGTCTGCAGCGATGTCTCTTCTTCTATCAGCACATACTGGGATTGGTCTGACAGTGAGTTTGAATGGCAG TTGCCTGGCAGCGACATCGCGAGTGGGAGTGATGTACTGTCTGATGTTATACCTAGCATTCCAAGTTCTCCCTGTCTGCTTCCGAAGAGGAAAAACAAGCACAGCAATCTTGATGAACTTCCGTGGAGTGCAATGACAAACGATGAACAG GTTGAATATATTGAATATTTGAGTCGCAAAGTCAGTACAGAGATGGGCCTTCGAGAGCAGCTTGATATTATTAAAATAATTGATCCTACTGCTCAGATCTCACCTACAGATAGTGAATTCATTATTGAGTTGAACTGTCTCACAGATGAAAAACTGAAACAG GTGAGAAACTATATCAAGGAACATGGACCTCGTCAGCGGTCAGCAAGagaaagctggaagaggagTAGCTACAGCTGTGCGAGTACCAGTGGTGTGAGTGGCGCCAGCGCCAGCAGCAGTAGTGCCAGCATGGTCAgctcagcaagcagcagtggCTCCAGTGTTGCTAACTCTGCTTCAAACTCAAGTGCCAACATGAGTCGAGCGCACAGTGATAGTAATTTGTCCACAAGTGCTGCGGAAAGAATCCGGGATTCAAAA AAACGTTCCAAGCAACGGAAACTACAGCAAAAGGCCTTACGCAAAAGACAGCTGAAAGAACAAAGGCAGGCTCGTAAGGAAAGACTGAGTGGATTATTTCTTAATGAAGAAGTGCTCTCTTTAAAAGTGACTGAGGAGGACCATGAAGGAGATGTGGACGTTTTAATGTGA